The following coding sequences lie in one Salifodinibacter halophilus genomic window:
- a CDS encoding class I SAM-dependent methyltransferase, which produces HDTLVLHLACGLDSRIYRVDPALDVDWLDIDFPEVIRLRRELLPQRLGKYRTLASNVMEPDWIGKLDPDRPVLVIAEGLF; this is translated from the coding sequence GCCACGACACCTTGGTGCTGCATTTGGCCTGCGGCCTGGATTCGCGCATCTACCGGGTCGACCCGGCGCTGGACGTGGACTGGCTGGACATCGACTTTCCGGAAGTGATCCGGCTGCGGCGCGAGCTGCTGCCGCAGCGGCTGGGCAAGTACCGCACCCTGGCGAGCAACGTGATGGAGCCGGACTGGATCGGCAAGCTCGATCCGGACCGGCCGGTGTTGGTGATCGCCGAGGGCCTGTTC